The proteins below are encoded in one region of Segatella copri:
- a CDS encoding porin family protein: MKHIITVVIMMLLPMWTTAQNESRHVSVIPHAGVTIAKMNGAALTVAEKWKAGYTVGASVEFPLSQNFSLLTGADFSLIGTGLEKQKEKYASADEKLDVTYLSVPLQIKTYFSGVKGLAAHIGVQAGILLSAKDKMTIHSIRTMNLGNDVSSMYLWESYKEKKSEDVSSKFRNVVIGIPLGVSYEWRHITLDASYCFELRQAISLKTDNPGGWGFNNSPTARNYAIYITAGYKFTL; this comes from the coding sequence ATGAAACATATCATAACAGTCGTTATCATGATGTTGTTGCCTATGTGGACAACAGCCCAAAACGAAAGTCGCCACGTGTCTGTCATTCCACATGCAGGCGTAACAATAGCCAAGATGAATGGCGCTGCACTAACGGTAGCAGAGAAATGGAAAGCCGGATATACTGTTGGAGCAAGCGTTGAGTTTCCTTTGTCGCAGAATTTTTCTCTGCTTACGGGAGCTGACTTCAGCCTGATAGGTACTGGACTTGAGAAACAGAAAGAGAAATATGCGTCTGCCGATGAAAAACTTGACGTGACATATCTCTCCGTGCCTCTGCAAATCAAGACATACTTCTCTGGTGTGAAAGGATTGGCTGCACATATTGGTGTGCAGGCTGGCATACTCCTCTCGGCAAAGGATAAGATGACTATACACAGCATACGCACGATGAACCTCGGCAACGACGTATCATCAATGTACCTATGGGAATCGTACAAAGAGAAGAAATCGGAGGATGTAAGCAGCAAATTCCGCAATGTTGTTATTGGCATTCCCCTTGGAGTGAGCTACGAATGGCGACATATCACCCTCGACGCCTCCTATTGTTTCGAACTGCGACAGGCTATCAGTCTGAAGACAGACAACCCCGGTGGCTGGGGCTTCAACAACTCTCCAACGGCACGCAACTATGCCATATATATCACGGCAGGATATAAGTTCACGCTATAG
- a CDS encoding helix-turn-helix domain-containing protein: protein MKPIKVLELSEVDRLKLEKGYHNGPTHSFRIRCKSILLKSEGKSAPKIAEMLEVTVPTVYAWVKRYEENGIKGLETRPGQGRKPIMDCSDEEAVRKAIEEDRQSVSKAREAWQNATGKEASDITFKRFLETLVQDISV from the coding sequence ATGAAACCAATAAAAGTACTTGAATTATCAGAGGTTGATCGCCTCAAATTAGAGAAAGGCTATCATAATGGCCCTACTCATAGTTTTCGTATCAGATGCAAATCCATATTGCTGAAGTCAGAAGGTAAATCAGCTCCCAAAATAGCAGAAATGCTTGAGGTGACTGTACCTACTGTCTACGCATGGGTAAAACGTTATGAAGAAAATGGCATCAAAGGCTTGGAGACACGTCCTGGTCAGGGTCGAAAGCCTATTATGGATTGTTCTGATGAAGAAGCAGTCCGCAAGGCAATTGAGGAAGACCGTCAAAGCGTGTCTAAAGCACGTGAGGCATGGCAGAATGCGACTGGCAAAGAAGCCAGTGACATTACCTTCAAACGTTTTTTAGAAACATTGGTGCAAGATATAAGCGTATAA
- the cdaA gene encoding diadenylate cyclase CdaA, with protein sequence MIEFGIKDFLDILLVASLLFYVYRLMKESRSLNIFVGIMLFVLIWLFVSQILEMRLLGSILDKLVSVGVIALIVIFQEDIRRFLYEIGSQKGMRRLVRFFHSSKESQKEANKETIMPIVMACMSMAKKYVGALIVIERGVPLKDIMDTGEEIDAKINQRLIENIFFKNSPLHDGAMVVSNKRIMAAGCILPVSHNLDIPKELGLRHRAALGISQSSDAIAVIVSEETGRISVAIKGEFKLRLSAEELESILTLEMI encoded by the coding sequence ATGATAGAATTTGGCATCAAAGACTTTCTCGATATTCTCCTGGTAGCCTCGCTGCTGTTCTATGTTTATCGTCTGATGAAGGAATCGCGCTCACTGAACATCTTCGTGGGCATCATGCTCTTCGTTCTTATCTGGCTCTTTGTGAGTCAGATACTGGAAATGCGTCTGTTGGGTTCTATCCTGGATAAACTGGTGAGCGTGGGAGTTATTGCCCTCATCGTCATCTTTCAGGAGGATATCCGTAGATTCCTCTATGAGATAGGTTCGCAGAAAGGTATGCGCCGGCTGGTTCGCTTCTTCCACTCCAGCAAGGAGAGCCAGAAGGAGGCTAACAAGGAGACCATCATGCCGATTGTGATGGCGTGTATGAGTATGGCGAAGAAATACGTAGGTGCTCTTATCGTTATAGAGCGAGGCGTTCCACTGAAGGACATTATGGATACGGGTGAGGAGATAGACGCCAAGATTAACCAGCGGCTGATAGAGAATATTTTCTTCAAGAATTCGCCGCTTCATGATGGAGCCATGGTGGTGAGCAATAAGCGCATCATGGCAGCCGGATGTATTCTGCCTGTGAGTCATAACCTCGATATTCCGAAGGAACTGGGACTCCGCCATCGTGCCGCTCTCGGAATATCACAGAGCAGTGATGCCATCGCCGTCATCGTATCCGAGGAGACCGGACGAATCAGCGTGGCCATCAAGGGCGAGTTCAAACTCCGACTCTCTGCCGAGGAACTGGAAAGCATCCTTACTCTGGAGATGATATAA
- a CDS encoding lipocalin family protein: MKKLFTLLVIALFACGFAACSSDDEEPEERSLEVTPANLHGTWELAEWNGEPLAEGTYCYIVFNRKDQTFEMYQKFDSMYGRHITGSFAIENDPYQGYIISGSYDNGKGDWNQSYLVTRLLASGSMIWTAKNDVTDICRYKRCNEVPAKILKDCKDLTEE; this comes from the coding sequence TTGAAAAAACTCTTCACCCTCCTGGTGATTGCTTTGTTTGCCTGCGGCTTTGCAGCCTGCAGCAGCGATGATGAGGAACCGGAGGAGCGTTCTCTGGAAGTTACACCTGCCAATCTTCATGGCACATGGGAGTTGGCTGAGTGGAACGGTGAACCTCTTGCTGAGGGCACATACTGCTACATCGTTTTCAACCGCAAGGACCAGACTTTCGAGATGTATCAGAAGTTTGACAGTATGTATGGTCGCCATATCACCGGTTCGTTCGCTATCGAGAACGATCCATACCAGGGTTACATCATCAGCGGAAGCTATGATAACGGTAAGGGCGACTGGAACCAGAGTTATCTCGTAACCCGCCTCCTGGCATCGGGTTCCATGATATGGACCGCCAAGAACGATGTTACCGACATCTGCCGCTACAAGCGTTGCAATGAGGTTCCTGCTAAGATACTCAAGGATTGTAAAGATCTCACTGAAGAATAA
- the folP gene encoding dihydropteroate synthase: MEYTINIKGHLMDLSTPQVMGILNVTPDSFYSGSRKQTEMEIAQRANQIIEEGGSIIDVGAFSTRPGADEVSEEEEGRRLKFALDIVRREQPDAAVSVDTYRPTLARKCIEEWGADIINDVSEGGITGITNVPLEQRQEEYPEMFRLVGDLKVPYILTSVQPTLETMMKGFAREVQQLRDLGAKDIILDPGFGFGKNLIQNYQIYNEMEKLNVMELPVLVGISRKSMIQKLLGGDATTSLNGTSVLDTIALMKGASILRVHDVKEAAEAVKIIEAMKEGRT; the protein is encoded by the coding sequence ATGGAATATACAATCAATATCAAGGGGCACTTGATGGATTTGAGTACCCCTCAGGTGATGGGCATCCTGAATGTTACGCCCGACAGTTTCTACTCTGGCAGTAGAAAACAGACAGAAATGGAGATAGCTCAGAGAGCTAATCAGATTATAGAAGAAGGTGGAAGCATCATCGATGTGGGTGCTTTCTCCACCCGTCCCGGTGCCGATGAAGTATCGGAAGAGGAGGAGGGAAGGCGCCTGAAGTTTGCTCTCGACATCGTTCGCAGAGAGCAGCCGGATGCTGCCGTCTCCGTAGATACCTATCGCCCAACTTTGGCACGTAAGTGTATCGAGGAGTGGGGAGCTGACATCATCAACGATGTATCAGAAGGTGGAATCACAGGTATCACCAATGTACCGCTGGAGCAGAGACAGGAGGAATATCCAGAAATGTTCCGGTTGGTGGGCGATCTGAAGGTACCTTATATATTAACGTCGGTGCAGCCTACGCTCGAAACGATGATGAAGGGCTTTGCCAGAGAGGTACAGCAGTTGCGTGACCTGGGAGCCAAGGACATCATCCTCGACCCAGGCTTCGGCTTTGGCAAGAATCTCATCCAGAATTATCAGATTTATAATGAGATGGAGAAGTTGAACGTGATGGAACTTCCGGTTCTGGTAGGCATCTCCCGCAAGAGTATGATACAAAAGCTGCTGGGTGGAGATGCTACGACATCGCTTAATGGAACTTCCGTGCTCGACACCATCGCTCTGATGAAGGGCGCCAGCATCCTCAGAGTGCACGATGTGAAAGAAGCTGCTGAGGCTGTGAAGATAATAGAAGCAATGAAGGAGGGACGCACATGA
- a CDS encoding IS630 family transposase gives MGARYKRIRKRPRGKPSPQLYAYKKEKLQELEELDSKGELVLYYADESHVCTNGYVPYGWQFKNEDVYIPSEKAARLNIFGMITKRNQYKGFTTKESINADKIVDYLDRFSFNVTKKTVIVLDNASVHRNRKVKELRKIWENRGLFLVYLPPYSPELNPAEILWRILKGKWIRPIDYETTDSLFYCTNRALASVGTNLFVNYSYL, from the coding sequence ATTGGTGCAAGATATAAGCGTATAAGAAAACGCCCAAGGGGCAAACCCTCACCGCAGCTCTACGCATACAAGAAAGAGAAGTTGCAAGAACTTGAAGAACTTGATTCCAAAGGGGAACTTGTGCTATATTATGCCGACGAAAGCCATGTCTGTACAAATGGATATGTTCCATATGGCTGGCAATTCAAGAATGAGGATGTTTACATCCCATCCGAGAAAGCTGCCCGGCTTAATATCTTTGGTATGATTACCAAAAGGAACCAATATAAAGGCTTTACCACAAAAGAGTCCATCAACGCAGACAAGATTGTGGACTATCTTGACAGATTCTCTTTCAATGTCACGAAGAAGACTGTAATTGTCTTGGACAATGCTTCTGTTCATAGAAATCGGAAGGTGAAAGAACTGAGGAAAATTTGGGAGAATAGAGGATTGTTCCTCGTCTATCTTCCACCTTATTCTCCAGAACTTAATCCTGCCGAGATTCTTTGGCGTATACTTAAGGGCAAATGGATAAGACCGATAGATTACGAGACTACGGACTCGCTTTTCTATTGTACGAACAGGGCCTTGGCCTCTGTGGGTACGAACTTATTCGTGAATTATTCATATTTGTAA
- the pdxT gene encoding pyridoxal 5'-phosphate synthase glutaminase subunit PdxT: protein MRIAVLALQGAFAEHRQKLAQLGVDSFEVRQLKDWDQPKDGLIIPGGESTTQAKLLNELGLMEPVKEAIAAGLPVYGTCAGLILLAKKIEGEPSQRIASMDITALRNAYGRQLGSFYIEAPMKGIEGNIPMTFIRAPYIKEVWGDAEVLAEVDGKIVAARQGNQLVTAFHPELNESLEIHKYFLGMCSK, encoded by the coding sequence ATGAGAATAGCAGTATTAGCTTTACAAGGCGCTTTTGCTGAGCACAGACAGAAGTTGGCTCAGTTGGGCGTGGATAGTTTTGAGGTTCGCCAGTTGAAGGATTGGGACCAGCCTAAGGATGGCTTGATTATTCCGGGCGGTGAGAGTACCACCCAGGCGAAACTCTTGAATGAACTGGGATTGATGGAGCCTGTGAAGGAGGCGATTGCTGCCGGCTTGCCAGTTTATGGTACCTGTGCCGGTTTGATTCTTCTTGCCAAGAAGATTGAGGGCGAGCCTAGTCAGCGCATAGCTTCGATGGACATCACGGCTTTGAGAAATGCCTACGGTCGCCAGTTGGGCAGTTTCTACATCGAGGCTCCGATGAAGGGCATCGAGGGCAACATCCCAATGACTTTCATCCGTGCTCCTTATATTAAAGAGGTGTGGGGAGATGCTGAGGTTCTGGCGGAAGTAGATGGCAAGATTGTGGCTGCCCGTCAGGGTAACCAGCTCGTTACCGCCTTCCATCCTGAATTGAACGAAAGTCTGGAGATTCATAAGTATTTTCTGGGGATGTGCAGCAAGTAG
- a CDS encoding DUF1573 domain-containing protein, producing MKIFAFLSLFFLALPVTVNAQEELLKFEHPLIDAGTMTEDDAPRTFTFVGKNVSKKILHITQVRTTCGCTSSYVKGDVMKPGDTCQVQLTFTPNRYPGTINTGAYLYLKEVEGQPAVKLALTGKVLPGADQWARYPHKMGALRLKQAKASITEVKPGTEPEARILCGNSGDKPLRISSLLLPPYARLTTEPEVIEPGDEADLVITIIADKIPATMPESFTFPVILEGLDARPSDRTIQVVVKLKR from the coding sequence ATGAAGATATTTGCTTTCCTGTCGCTTTTCTTCCTGGCTTTGCCTGTTACGGTGAATGCGCAGGAGGAACTGCTGAAGTTTGAGCATCCGCTTATCGATGCGGGTACGATGACCGAGGACGATGCGCCTCGCACCTTCACCTTCGTGGGTAAGAATGTGAGCAAGAAGATACTGCACATCACACAGGTGAGAACCACCTGTGGATGTACCAGTTCTTATGTCAAGGGCGATGTGATGAAGCCTGGCGATACCTGTCAGGTGCAGCTCACCTTCACGCCTAACCGCTATCCGGGCACCATCAATACGGGTGCTTATCTCTATCTGAAAGAGGTAGAGGGACAGCCTGCCGTTAAGCTTGCCTTAACGGGAAAGGTGCTGCCGGGTGCTGACCAGTGGGCACGCTATCCGCACAAGATGGGCGCACTCAGACTGAAACAGGCGAAGGCAAGTATCACAGAGGTAAAGCCGGGCACAGAGCCTGAGGCACGCATCCTTTGCGGAAACAGCGGCGACAAGCCGCTCCGTATATCCAGCCTCCTTCTTCCTCCTTATGCCCGTCTTACAACAGAGCCTGAGGTGATAGAACCGGGTGATGAGGCTGACCTCGTCATCACCATCATAGCCGATAAGATTCCGGCTACGATGCCCGAATCCTTCACCTTCCCTGTTATTCTGGAGGGCTTGGATGCCCGTCCGTCTGACAGAACGATACAGGTCGTTGTAAAGTTAAAAAGGTAA
- a CDS encoding hydroxymethylpyrimidine/phosphomethylpyrimidine kinase: protein MILTITGSDSTGGSGVQADIRTIAELGGYAVSAITSITVQNTLGIQEFFDIPAEIVSGQIEAIMNDVQPDIVKIGMIRRVETLNVVIDALTKYRPAHIIYAPAIWSSQGDALMTEDVVSQIKYRLLPLCSVVVSRKKESDIILQNSKLLSLAEKQGLRIYRLDNANSHGLINRFSSALAVYLNQGKKMEEALAMAQDFINVELVRQSNLQGRSSELYNQFISQVNNFCRTYSDVHFYADQLNVSGRYLAQVTRRISGKTPKAIIDEYIVKEIERELSTTTHTVQEIANTFGFSSQAHLTKFFKKMRGVTPSAFRQPKPVD from the coding sequence ATGATATTAACGATTACAGGTTCAGACAGCACCGGAGGCTCTGGTGTGCAGGCGGACATCAGGACGATTGCCGAGTTGGGCGGTTATGCTGTTTCGGCAATAACCAGCATCACTGTGCAGAATACGCTCGGTATTCAGGAGTTCTTCGATATTCCTGCCGAGATTGTTTCGGGGCAGATTGAGGCTATCATGAACGATGTGCAGCCTGATATTGTGAAGATTGGTATGATACGCAGGGTGGAAACGCTGAATGTGGTCATCGATGCGCTGACCAAATACCGTCCTGCCCATATCATCTATGCCCCTGCCATCTGGTCGAGCCAGGGCGATGCGCTGATGACGGAAGATGTGGTGAGCCAGATCAAATACCGTCTGCTGCCGCTCTGTTCTGTCGTCGTGTCACGCAAGAAGGAGAGCGACATCATTCTTCAGAATTCCAAACTGCTGAGCCTTGCCGAAAAGCAGGGGCTCCGGATCTATCGCCTCGACAATGCCAATTCGCATGGTCTCATCAACCGTTTCTCTTCAGCTCTTGCCGTCTATCTGAATCAGGGCAAGAAGATGGAGGAGGCGTTGGCGATGGCGCAGGATTTCATCAATGTAGAACTCGTGCGCCAGAGCAATCTGCAGGGCAGGAGTTCCGAGCTTTACAACCAGTTTATCTCGCAGGTGAATAACTTCTGCCGCACTTATAGCGATGTTCATTTCTATGCCGACCAGTTGAATGTGAGTGGCCGTTATCTGGCTCAGGTTACCCGCCGTATCTCCGGCAAGACCCCGAAGGCAATCATCGATGAATACATCGTGAAGGAGATAGAGCGCGAGCTTTCTACCACTACGCATACGGTTCAGGAGATAGCCAATACCTTCGGTTTCTCATCCCAGGCTCATCTCACCAAGTTCTTCAAGAAGATGAGAGGGGTAACGCCTTCTGCTTTCAGGCAACCAAAACCTGTTGATTAA
- a CDS encoding UDP-N-acetylmuramoyl-tripeptide--D-alanyl-D-alanine ligase, translating to MDISELYQIYQAHPVITTDSRDCPEGSIFLALKGASFDGNKFADMALEKGCAYVIVDEKEYAKEGDERYILVEDCLTTFKELAREHRRHFDIPVVGITGTNGKTTTKELVSAVLGEKFNVMFTQGNFNNDVGVPKTLFRLSPENEIAVVEMGASHPGDIRKLVEYVEPTCGMITNVGRAHLQGFGSFEGVKKTKGELYDYLAANDALVFINADNEHLIQMAEQRNINRLITYGKDENCDVWGEVISCAPFLKFRWRTESFDWHEVQTHLIGSYNIDNMLAAITIGLHFDVKPQQIDHALENYIPSNNRSQLEETAHNKLVVDAYNANPSSMAAAIENFRVMDVPHKMAILGQMGELGEVSHEEHQKVVDQLQAAGLENVWLVGDEFKDIPCSYRKFQNVEEVKEALKANQPHDHYILIKGSNSVKLFQLPELL from the coding sequence ATGGATATTTCAGAACTCTATCAGATTTACCAAGCGCACCCAGTGATTACCACTGACAGCCGCGACTGCCCAGAGGGCAGCATCTTCCTGGCTTTGAAGGGCGCATCGTTTGATGGCAACAAGTTTGCCGACATGGCTTTGGAGAAAGGCTGTGCCTATGTGATTGTAGATGAAAAAGAGTATGCCAAGGAGGGAGACGAGCGCTACATCCTCGTAGAGGATTGCCTCACCACCTTCAAGGAACTAGCCCGTGAGCATCGCCGCCACTTCGATATTCCTGTGGTAGGCATCACCGGAACCAACGGCAAGACCACCACCAAGGAACTCGTCTCTGCCGTTCTCGGCGAGAAGTTCAACGTGATGTTCACCCAGGGCAACTTCAATAATGATGTAGGCGTACCAAAGACGCTCTTCCGTCTCTCTCCGGAAAACGAGATTGCTGTTGTAGAGATGGGTGCTTCCCATCCTGGTGACATCCGAAAACTCGTGGAATACGTGGAGCCAACCTGCGGTATGATTACCAACGTAGGCCGTGCCCACCTGCAGGGATTCGGCAGTTTCGAAGGTGTGAAGAAGACCAAGGGAGAGCTCTATGATTACCTCGCAGCCAACGATGCCCTCGTCTTCATCAATGCAGACAACGAGCATCTGATCCAGATGGCCGAGCAGCGCAACATCAACCGCCTCATCACCTACGGCAAGGACGAAAACTGCGATGTATGGGGAGAAGTCATCTCCTGCGCTCCTTTCCTGAAGTTCCGCTGGCGCACCGAGAGTTTCGACTGGCATGAGGTTCAAACCCATCTCATCGGCTCTTACAATATCGACAACATGCTTGCCGCCATCACCATCGGTCTTCATTTCGATGTGAAGCCTCAGCAGATAGATCATGCCCTGGAGAACTACATCCCAAGCAACAACCGTTCGCAGTTGGAAGAGACGGCGCACAACAAGCTGGTGGTAGATGCCTACAATGCCAACCCATCAAGCATGGCAGCCGCCATCGAGAACTTCCGCGTGATGGATGTGCCTCATAAGATGGCGATTCTCGGACAGATGGGCGAGCTCGGCGAAGTGAGCCACGAGGAGCACCAGAAGGTAGTAGACCAGCTGCAGGCAGCCGGTCTGGAGAATGTATGGCTGGTAGGCGATGAATTCAAGGATATTCCATGCAGCTACCGCAAGTTCCAGAATGTAGAGGAAGTGAAGGAAGCACTCAAGGCGAACCAGCCTCACGACCATTACATCCTCATCAAAGGCAGCAACAGCGTGAAGCTCTTCCAGCTTCCGGAGTTGTTATAA
- the pdxS gene encoding pyridoxal 5'-phosphate synthase lyase subunit PdxS, translating into MTENRQELNRNLAQMLKGGVIMDVTTPEQAKIAEAAGACAVMALERIPADIRAAGGVSRMSDPKMIKGIQEAVSIPVMAKCRIGHFAEAQILQAIEIDYIDESEVLSPADNVYHIDKTQFDVPFVCGAKNLGEALRRIAEGATMIRTKGEPGTGDVVQAVTHMRMMQSEIRRLVSMSEDELYEAAKQLQAPYDLVKYVHENGKLPVVNFAAGGVATPADAALMMQLGAEGVFVGSGIFKSGNPAKRAQAIVKAVTNYNDPKMLAELSEDLGEAMVGINEQEIALLMAERGK; encoded by the coding sequence ATGACAGAAAATAGACAAGAATTGAACCGCAACTTGGCTCAGATGCTCAAGGGTGGTGTGATTATGGACGTAACAACTCCAGAACAGGCAAAAATCGCAGAGGCAGCAGGTGCATGCGCAGTAATGGCGCTGGAACGTATTCCAGCTGATATCCGTGCAGCAGGTGGTGTTTCACGTATGAGCGACCCTAAGATGATCAAGGGTATTCAGGAGGCTGTTTCTATCCCTGTAATGGCTAAGTGCCGCATCGGTCACTTCGCTGAGGCTCAGATTCTTCAGGCTATCGAAATCGACTATATTGACGAGAGCGAGGTGCTCTCTCCAGCTGATAATGTTTATCACATCGACAAGACTCAGTTCGACGTGCCATTCGTTTGTGGTGCCAAGAACCTGGGCGAGGCGCTCCGCCGTATTGCTGAGGGTGCTACCATGATCCGTACCAAGGGTGAGCCAGGAACAGGTGATGTGGTTCAGGCTGTTACCCACATGCGTATGATGCAGAGCGAAATCCGCCGCCTGGTTTCTATGAGCGAGGATGAACTTTACGAGGCAGCCAAGCAGTTGCAGGCTCCTTACGACCTGGTGAAGTATGTTCACGAGAACGGCAAGTTGCCAGTGGTTAATTTCGCTGCCGGTGGTGTGGCTACTCCAGCTGATGCTGCCCTGATGATGCAGCTCGGTGCCGAGGGTGTATTCGTAGGTTCTGGTATCTTCAAGAGCGGTAATCCTGCTAAGCGTGCCCAGGCTATCGTGAAGGCTGTTACCAACTACAATGATCCTAAGATGTTGGCAGAGTTGAGCGAGGACCTCGGTGAGGCAATGGTAGGTATCAATGAGCAGGAGATTGCTTTGCTCATGGCTGAAAGAGGTAAATAA